From the genome of Papaver somniferum cultivar HN1 chromosome 2, ASM357369v1, whole genome shotgun sequence, one region includes:
- the LOC113351090 gene encoding uncharacterized acetyltransferase At3g50280-like: MVKTKAGELLRQNLGSTALGLHAVIADRTDENIRSWLNDWKKESKIINLGSNYDNSSMLVGGSPRFNPYGCDFGWGKPLAVLIGWPYKFSGNVWTNPGKAGGGSVDLEIFLSPKAMSALESDDEFMGATSTHHEMIM, from the coding sequence ATGGTTAAAACCAAGGCAGGGGAACTACTTCGTCAAAACCTTGGATCGACCGCGTTGGGTCTGCATGCAGTTATAGCTGATCGCACAGATGAAAACATTCGGAGTTGGCTAAATGATTGGAAAAAGGAATCAAAGATAATTAACCTTGGATCCAATTATGATAATAGCAGTATGCTTGTAGGAGGGTCCCCAAGATTCAACCCTTATGGATGTGATTTTGGTTGGGGTAAGCCCTTGGCAGTTCTTATTGGCTGGCCTTATAAATTCAGTGGGAACGTTTGGACGAATCCAGGTAAGGCTGGTGGAGGGAGCGTGGATCTCGAGATTTTTCTTTCACCAAAAGCCATGTCTGCGCTTGAATCTGACGACGAATTCATGGGTGCAACCTCAACACATCATgagatgatcatgtga